AGGAGTGGAGGTCACTAAGACAGCGACGTCATGGGGGGAGCTAGCGATGCATGTTCCTGGTCCTAGCGCTGATTGGGGAGGGACTTGCCGCCTGCAACGCCGCACCGCGCTGACACTCCGGTGACCCTACCAGCGGAAGGTACCTACTCCATTGCTCTGGCCTGCCCGCTGCGAGCCTGTGACACGAATTTCGCAGGTTGCACTGCGCCGTCCATTGTTTCCCCGTGCTCCATGCCTCTCCCGTCCTCACCTCAAAccgtacctaaggtacctaggtCACCCGTATGGCTTTCCTTCCACTCTGACACCCAATCTCCAACCCCGCTGGTGCCGGACTTAATTCCTCCAAAGCACCACAACCAGTAGACGGACTCGACAGCTCGATTGACCTTCAACACTCAAGTGTCCTTCTGCCTTGCCTTTGGTGCCCAGGTACTGTGGATCTCAGCAGGTGAGACCTTGGAGACATTCTCTCGACCCGTGGCTGGTCGACTCATCATCTCTGCAGTTTCCTGCGTATTACCTACACATCAATCTGAGCCAGGCAGGCCATCTCCTGTCCTCCATCCACTACCACCGCAACTTGCAGCCAAGTCGCCGTGGGCCGGACTCTCTCGCGCCCATCTTCGCTGTTGCCGACTCCATCGTcccgtctctctctcttctccgTCTCTCGACGACTGCATCCCCACCCAAATCACCGAACCACCGACAGGAGCGAAGCCAAGGCGAATCCAAAGTCCCGCGACTACTTATTCCTGACCTTCCGACGATTACGCAATGCTCGCCTAGCTGCTACTTCCTCTTCCATCTTGCCGCTCTGCTTTGGGTTTCCGGGACCCCGTCATCCTTCCTCTGCGACGCGACGGACAACCCGCCTGTGGTTATACTCGAGAAAGAGCTGGTGTCACTGCCCACCAAAACAGCCGAGGCTGTTCATTGCAACCCACTTCCGAGACCAACGCCTGCACATTGCCATACTCCGGACGGTCCTGCTACCAAGTATGGTTGTGACAATCTTTGACGACCGCTGCGCCGAGCTTCGCGCTCCTGGCTTCCTCAATCTGACGATTTCCATGTGAGTCCAGCTCTACGAAGGGTTTCTGTATTATGCCAAGCAACAGCTAATTTGTTCCACACAGTATCATCCTCATCGGTCTCATCGTCTCCTACCTGCCGCAGCACTACCGAATTATCGCCAGAGGCACCTCGGAAGGCATCTCGCCATGGTTCGTCTTGCTGGGAGTCACGTCCGCCACTGCCGGCTTCGCCAACATTCTGACCGTCCCGCCCTCGAGACGCGACATTGCCTGCTGTAGCGAATTGGGTACTTTCGAATGTGCTGCTGGCTTACTCGGAATTGCCCAGCTGGGCATGCAATGGATCTCCTTCGCGCTGATGTGAGTTTCCCCTCCCATGTTTGTTCGCCAATGGCACATACACGCACTAACTCGTGCCTCTGGCAGCCTTGTCCTGTTCCTCATCTTCTTCCGGTACGACAATGCGACTGTTCCCGATGAGGAGCTGGTCGATAAGCCACCCTCGTGGCACACTGCTATAATGGTCGGCTCCGTGAGCTTGATCCACGGCCTGCTCGTCATCATCCTGACTGTGGTCTTCACCACCGCGCTCAGAGACCACCTCGACTTGTGGGCAAATTTCCTCGGCGTCATGGCCGCCGCTCTTGCCGCGGTCCAGTACATTCCGCAAATCTGGACAACCTACCACATCAAGCACGTCGGCAGCTTGAGCATCCCCATGATGTGCATCCAGACCCCCGGCGGCTTCCTCTTCGCCGGAAGCCTATTTGCCCGCCTTGGCTGGGAAGGATGGAGCACGTGGGGCGTTTTCGTCCT
This is a stretch of genomic DNA from Colletotrichum lupini chromosome 10, complete sequence. It encodes these proteins:
- a CDS encoding ATP synthase F0, which translates into the protein MVVTIFDDRCAELRAPGFLNLTISIIILIGLIVSYLPQHYRIIARGTSEGISPWFVLLGVTSATAGFANILTVPPSRRDIACCSELGTFECAAGLLGIAQLGMQWISFALILVLFLIFFRYDNATVPDEELVDKPPSWHTAIMVGSVSLIHGLLVIILTVVFTTALRDHLDLWANFLGVMAAALAAVQYIPQIWTTYHIKHVGSLSIPMMCIQTPGGFLFAGSLFARLGWEGWSTWGVFVLTASIQGVLLAMAIYYEFQEHHGEPQSPTLVDEPRRPNPTRTYSEGWEQGLPGPYTAHPERYADTEEELERLQDREERQVERETRPLLRPGGIGDPHKNYNATDD